The DNA sequence AAGCCTATTAATGAAGATTAAAAGGATAAGAAATTTCAAGCTTTTTTTAAGTAGGATGACTTAATCGAAATAAAAACTCGAATCTGAATAGATTATTGTTTTTCTTCTGATTGAAGTTTTAAGAGAAGGTTTAAGCTAATACGGAAGGAAGGATGAGAACTTGTACCTATAACAATCTTCGTTGATGTCGGAATTCCGTGATCTCGGACACATGGTTCCGATTTAGGGTCCTTGCTGCTGTGACCTTTTGGGCATGAGCAGCTGTAGTTGCCTGGGGTGTTGTTGCACTTTCCATGACATGTATACAGATTTGGCGAGCTGCACTCGTCGATATCTAAGGATTGTCAAAGAATCACAAGGGAAAATTGTAAGACCACATACAACAATCGAAAACAGGAGAGTTGGGGGAGAGATGCATGCTGACCTTTGCAGCCATCCTGGAGGTAAGGATTGCCTTGGAAACCTGTGGAGCAATTGCAGATATAGCCTTGTAAACTCGGGGACTTGAAACATTCACTGTTGGTGCTGCGGCATGCATATGAAGGGTTTCTCTTGGCCTCCTCGCAGGTCTGGTTGCCGGCTACCCAGTCCAGCACGAGTGGGACGCCGTCCTTGTGCTTGTCTTCAAAGGTGCGGTTGCCGAGGTCAGACTTGTCGAAGGAGAACCTTGCCTCGTCGGCAATGAAGGCATAGGTGCAGGGGCTGTAGTCCTTGTAGgaagaaatattgatgaaatagGCCAACCCGGTCGTAAAATTGTCCAGCTTCTCCGGGATGTTGGTCTGGCAGCAGCCGGTGCCAGAGCACGATCCGCTTGTGATGTTTGCCCCTTCGAAGCAGAAGGAGGCGCACCCAGTTCCTGATGTATAGTTGTCCCCGCCTAAGAGGATGCCAACGACGTTGCAGCCCATGGTCGTGAACCTGTTCTTGGTGCTGGATACCCAAAATGGTTTGTCGCCAAGGTCTAGAGAAGGCCTTTGACCAGCCACCACGCCGTCGGTACTGTTGAAACAATCCCAGCTAATGTAATTCAGGATGCGTGCTTGGCCCTGGGGCAAGATTATCTCCTCCACTGTAATGTTCCCCTCGCGGCCGCCCAAGAAAGCTCTGGGAGTCGCAGAGCCGTTACCGACTTCGCAAGTGACCTCGAAGCCTTCCCTGAAACACCCATCGCCGATGCCGAAGGGGTACGGGATGCTAACACCGCCGCATGTATCATTGCAACCTGGTGACACCACGTTCGGCGACGGTGGTGCCGATGCTGCTGGTGCTGTCGTTGTTGCTTGGAGCAGCGTCAACAACAACAGCTTAAACGCGAACGGTGGCAGCGTGGATCCCATCCCTTATGCTTGCTTGAAACTAATGATACCCTTCAGGCTTCCATCAGATTTATAAGCCCACCGATGGCGAAGCGAGCATAATTCCTCGTTCAGCTGTTGTTGCTTAGAATAATTGCTTGATCGAATACTCGTTCTGCAGCCCAAGTGAAGCCATCACACGGCAAATACAAGAAGACCCTGTCGCTTGGAAAACTCGACAGTGACTCGTCCAACTCCTCTTTTAAGATTACAGAAAGTTGGAGCTGTGATCGGTACGGAAGTCCTCCTCGCAGTTTGATTCTGGAATCCACACCCAAACGTagacttgctctctctctctctctctctctctctctctttctctctctctagtgTTATCCCTGCTTAATGCTCGCTGATTGGCATGGTCGAGAGGTGGAATATTTGGCTACTCAAAGATGGCGACATGCTATTTGTACTGTGTTTTAATAATTAAGGCCAATAAAGTTGATGATTATTATTAATTATGTGAAATCCTATGTAttatattatgaattttttaaaaaacattATTACATTAAACGGAGTATAAGATGCTCACATGAATTCGAATCGAGATCCATCAATTGTGAAACCATACAGTAACCATTAGAATGTCTCgacaaatatattatatttagtaGTTAGTCACATTCTTGGTTATAGTTTGGTTCAGTCGTCCAATGGAAACTACTCCGAAAgacaaacaaagaagaagaatgcgAAGTGAACATATGCCTCAATTGATTAAAGAGAAAGACGTTGAATTTATATAGTTCCGGTCATCATCATCTTACCTTCTTAGTTGCCAATTTTGAAATGATCAAAACTCAAACAAGTCACCATCTAAAAATCTGTAGTCAGAGAAAAAGCAAGAGAGAAGTAACCACGAATTTGATGAGGTCAAATTTGTTGAATAAGgaattcataaatataaaaaaataaaaaattgagtgatagctaaaaagaaataaatgtgAGCCTAGAACAAGTAAATGTATTATTTGAAGGAATTCTTATATATCTCGTTATCACGAGAAGTAGTCATAAAATTTGTCACGACGATGACCTATTTTGGATATGAGAGTTCATGAGAATATAGCGTATGAGTGTAGCCAACTATTTTTAAAAGCCAAAGAAATATTATTACGATGataacatattttttaaaaaataaaaatatatttttattatattaaatgacatttcaCATGTGAATTTGAATCTTAGACTCATTATTGGATGTTCACATGTGAATTTGAACACATAGCCAACTACTTTTAAAAGCGAAAGAAATATTATTAAGATGGtaacatatttttaaaaaataaaatatatttttattatattaaatgacatttcaTATGTGAATTTAAATCTTAGACTCATTATTGGATGTTCACTGAATTTGAACCTGGAttcatttatttcttatagaatgaTTTCATCGTCCACATGAGAAACTTATGAAAATATGGGATCTTCATCTATTTTTTATTAGTTAAaatcatttatcttttgattatTATCATTCACATCATTTTAGTccttcatcataaaaaaaaaaaaatttactacaATTGAGCAACAGTATGAATTACTATCATAATCTTTTCTATTACtatataaacttaaaaaaaaaaaaaaagaataaatgttACAAGAGATCTTGCCTCCCATGCTGTCTTCGACAATAGTTTTGAGCCTCCTAGCGATTCAGGGCCATCATTGTCGGGCGAGATCTGGATCCAAGAGACCCTGCGACCGTTGTGGAATGAAAGCTTCTTCTACAATTCCTAAAGAATTTCGCCAAAATATGAGGCATTGTTGTGATGCCTCCTACTAGGGTTTTGCCCTCACCCTAAAATGATTGGGGTTGAAGACGGTATGTGAAATCTATGGCTTTGCGCTCGCATTGGCTACATCATCCTTGTTGCCACCGAATTGCTGAGAGATCTCCCTCTGAGTGAGATCGAGTAAAAAATCAAACCTATCACTTGTATAATAATACACTAACCAAACACGTGTATTTGAGTTTAAAATCTATCACTTGTATAATAAGCAACCAAGAACAGTCTGTTCTACTAGTTCGATTTGAACGTAGAGAGCGAACCAACTTTCTTTATCTTCTTCATCTTCCGGCTTTTACATCAAACCCCAATTTGTTCTCTAAACTGTGGTACCCGACAGAATCCGAGGTAGAGCTCATAGATGATTCACCAAGCAATGCTTCACATTCCTCGGGTGCATGGTGTGTTGAAGAGACCTGTAGGAACCCTCCTAACATATGCAGTTTTTCAGCCACTTCTCTCATCGGAGGCCTTTCATCCCCATTCATGTTCAAACATTCCTTTGCAATCTCGGCAATTTCTTGGATGACTTTCATGTTTTCTTTTCCCATGATTTGATCATCCAATATCTCTTCAAGTCGGCTATCTTTCATTGCTTCAATGAAGCTTGAGGCAAGAGCTTTTCCTTGACTGCTCCCATCATAATAAATTGCCTTTTTCATTGTGATGAGCTCCACTAGAACTACTCCAAAGCTATATACATCACTCTTTGTTGTTAGTTGACGAACTAGCAAGTACTCTGGGTCCAAATAACCAAGAGTTCCCTGGACCATCGTTATGAATTGGGTTTCGTCTATAGACATCATCCTCGATGCACCAAAATCCGATACCTTTGGCACATAGTTATGATCTAGAAGTATGTTGAGCGACTTCACATCTCCATGAACGATCGGTGGGGATGCCGACGAATGCAAGTAAGCGAGTGCTTCTGCAGATTCTCTAGCTATTCGTAGACGAATAGTCAAGGGAATTAGTTTCCCATCATTATCATGGATGAACTCGAAGAGGGTTCCATTGGGGATGAACTCATAAACCAACATGGGAATTTCTACTTCCAAGCAACAACCCAAGAGCCTTACAATGTTCTTGTGATTGATCTGAGAAAGAATAATCATCTCCCGTACGAATTCTTCACTTTGGTCCTCGGTGACTACCTTAGACCTCTTGATGGCCACTTCCCTGCCATCGTCTAGGTTTCCTTTGTAAACGGTGCCATGACCTCCTCGCCCAAGTTCTCGACTCTTATCGAAATTAACTGTTGCTTTCTCTATATCCTCTTTGGTATATATTTTGACAGTATCGATTTGCTTTGATCTAATTTCTTCATATAATCTCAAGCCTCCATTTTGATGGAAGAATTTATCTTTTTCTCTAAGAAGCTTCCTTCTTTGAAACGCTAAGATTATGCAGAAGATACAAGTAATGAACGAGACAATCCCAACACAACTGCCTGCACAAAGGGATGAGTTTTCAAAATAGAAGATTGTTACCGACGAGGCCTATTAACGAAAATTAAAAGGATAAGAAATTTCAAGCTTTTTTTAAGAAGGATGACTTAATCGAAATAAAAACTcagattatttttttcttctgattGAAGTTTTAAGAGAAGGTTTAAAGCTAATACGGAAGGAAGGATGAGAACTTGTACCTATAACAATCTTCGTTGATGTCGGAATTCCGTGATCTCGGACACATGGTTCCGATTTAGGGTCCTTGCTGCTGTGACCTTTTGGGCATGAGCAGCTGTAGTTGCCTGCTGTGTTGCTGCACGTTCCATGACATGTGTACAGATTTGGCGAGCTGCACTCGTCGATATCTAAGGATTGTCAAAGAATCACAAGGGAATATTGTAACACCATATACAACAATCGAAAACAGGAGAGTTGGGGGAGAGATGCATGCTGACCTTTGCATCCATCTGGGAGGTAAGGATTGCCTTGGAAACCTGTGGAGCAATTGCAGATATAGCCTTGTAAACTTTTGGAGTTGAAACATTCACTGTTGGTGCTGCGGCATGCATATGAAGAAGTGTTTCTCTTAGCCTCCTCGCAGGTCTGGTTGCCGGCTACCCAGTCCAGCACGAGTGGGACGCCGTCCTTGTGCTTGTCGCGAAAGTTGTCGTTGTCGAGGTCAGACTTGTTGAAGGATAACCAGTCCTGCTCGGCAATGAAGGCATAGGCGCAGCGGCTGTCGTTCACGTGGGAAGAAACATTGACGAAATAGACAAACTCCGTCGTAAAATAGTCCAGCTCCTCCGGGATGGTGGTCTCGCAGCAGCCGGTGCCATGGCACGATCCGCTTTCTATGTTTGCCTCTTCGAAGCACAAGGAGGCACACCCGGTTCCGTATGTACTGTCTTTCAAGCCTAAGAGGATGCCAACGACGTTGCAACCCAAGGTCGTGAACTTGTTGCTCGTGTTGGATACCCTAAACGGAAGGCCACTGAGGTTGAATGAAAATATTTGATGATCCACCTCGCCGCCGGTACTGTTGAAACAAATCCAGGCGATGTCATTCGGCATGCTTGCTTGGCCCTGGAGCAAGGATATGCTATTAACTGTAATGTTCCCCTCGCGACCGCCCAAGAAAGCTCTGGGAGTCGCAGAGCCGTTAACGACTTCGCAAGTGACCTCGAAGCCTTCCCTGAAACACCCATGGCCGATGCCGAAGGGGTACGGGATGCTAACACCGCCGCATGTCTCTTTGCAACCTGGTGACAACACGTTCGGCGACGGTGGTGCCGATGCTGCTGCAGTCGTTGTTGCTTGGAGCAGCGTCAACAACAACATCTGAAACGCGAACGGTAGCAGCGTGGATCCCATCCCTTATGCTTGCTTGAAATTAATGGTACCCTTAGGCTTCCATCAGATTTATAAGCCCACAGATGGCGAAGCGAGCATAATTCCTCGTTCAACTGTTGTTGCTTAGAATAATTGCTTGATCGAATACTCGTTCTGCAGCCCAAGTGAAGACTTGTCAAGGCGAAGCCATCACACGGCAAATACAAGAAGACCCTGTCGCTCGGAAAACTCGACAGTGACGGGTACAGATCCCGTCCAAGTCTTCTTTAAGATTCTTGAAAGTTGGAGCTATTATGACCCGAGCATGAGCCCTATCAATTTCGTTTGGTCTAATCtattgatcaaaatacttaagctgaagttgataataatacattcgtcagacccttataagtcaatcttaatcttgcccactttcaatgtggaactaatcaggggtgttacaatcacccccactcaaagacTTGACGTCCACatcaagccccaacataacccagatcagacCGCTCCACGTCGTGACAAGtccccctttcctactcgagccccctcactatgcccaaatgctaggtcggctctgataccaaatattatgactcgagcctgatgagctaattagtctatcaacttcgtttggtctaatccactgaccaaaatacttaagctgaagttgataatagtacactcatcgtatccttataagtcaatcttaattttaCCCATTTTCGATGTGAAACTAATCAGGAGTGTTACACGAGCTGTGATCGGTACAGGAGGCCTCCTCGCAGTTTTGACTATGGAATCCACACCCAACCGTagacgttctctctctctctctctctctatcaataGTTTTATCCCTACTTAATGCTCGCTGATTGGCATGGTCGAGAGGTGGAATATTTAGCTACTCAAAGATGGCGACATGCTATTTGTACTGTGTTTTAATAATTAAGGCCAATAAAGTTGATGATTATTATTAATTATGTGAAATCCTACGTATTATATTATCAATTTGTTTAAAAACATTATTACATTAAACGGAGTATAAGATGCTCACATGAATTCGAATCGAGATCCATCAATTGTGAAACCATACAGTAAACATTATAATGTCTCgacaaatatattatatttagtggTTAGTCACATTCTTGGTTATAGTTTGGTTCAGTCGTCCAATGGAAACTATTCCGAAAgacaaacaaagaagaagaaagagaaagacaTTGAATTTATGTAGttcctatcatcatcatcatcttaccTTCTTAATTGCCATTTTTGAAATTATCAAAAGTCAAACAAGCCACCATCTCAAAATTTATTGTCGGAGAAAAAACAAGAGAGCTAGAAGTAAGTAAGGAATTTGACCCGGTCAaatttgattattctattgaataAGGAACcagtaaatataaaaataaatgggTTATTTGAAGGAATTCTTGTATATCTCATTATCACGAGAAGTAGTCATCAAATTTGTCATCACCATGACCTATTTTGGATATGACAGTTCATGAGAATATAGCGTATGAGTGTAGCCAACTATTTTTAAAAACCAAAGAAATATTATTATGacgataatatatttttaaaaataaaaaatattttcattatattaaatgacatttcaCATGTGAATTTGAATCTTAGACTCATTATTGGAAGTTCACATGTGAATTTGAACACATAGCCAACTACTTTTAAAAGCGAAAGAAATATTATTACGATGGtaacatatttttaaaaaataaaatatatttttattatattaaatgatatttcaCGTGTGAATTTGAATCTTAGACTCATTATTGGATGTTCACATTGTGAATTTGAATACGAGATTCATTTATCGAGCGTTCACTTCAACCTGAaacttattattatataataatacgTTAACCAATCAGATATTTTTAGagacgatagcaatatgtttcatactGCTCCATATTGGAGCCATTCATGTCCTCATTATTCacatcaataattttttattttggaaTTTATTACGAATGCTCTCAGCTGCTACATAGCATACTGTTAGAATCCATAATATTCTTAATTATCAAGAAGCCAACAGAGAATAAATAAGTTAGAGGAGAAGCaccaaattaaatattttttttatcctgCTAATATTGTCTTTTCAACAAAGGAAGTGTTGCCATTTTACTTGGAAGTTCTTCATCTTCCAACTTCTATATCAAATCCTATTTTGTTCTGTAAACTATGGTGTCCTGTAGTGTGTAAGGTGGGAACCGTTGATGATTCACCAAGCAGTCTTTCACACTCTTCAGGAACATGTTGCATCGAAGAGCGTTGTTGGAGAGCCCTCTTCGCGTATATGGAGCTTCTCGGCCAATTCTCTCATTGGAGGAGGCCTttttgttgagatttgattcatagttatttatctagattgttatcatgatctagtggttacatgatgatttgatctagtagttataaggtggtttcattaaccacctcatgatctagtagttatagggtagttgtatctagtagttatagggtagttgtcattaggtcctataaataggactgtAGTTCATGTAGCAAGGTATAGAGATTGAGATATAGAGaaagagacagatagatagagagtctgtgtgcacttggtatcttgtaaTTGTTCTTCTCAATCCTCCTGCTTTTAATACTAcaacagttttcttgagtcgaaaggattctttttactcgtatcgtagtattctgtttttcctTGCTCCTTCATCTCCAACACTTTTTATCTCCCTCAACATTCAACACTCCTTTGCAAGCTCGGCAATTACTTGGAGGATATCCATGCTCTCCTCCCCTGTGATTCGATCATCCAACATCtcatcaagcttgttatcttttAAAATTCACAACTTGTGTTCAGCCAGTGGACAAGCTTCAAAATCGTGATTCTTTCAAGAAGATCAATGGAAGCCACAACATTATGAGGACAAAAAGAATAGAACTTCTGGATTCGAAAATGGTCCGGATTTGACTCTGGAATCATTTCAAAAATATGCAGATGACTTCAACGAGCAGTACTACTTTCACACAATTGCAGACTTTGATGTAATATCTGGTCAACAGGAACCATCAGTAGAGAATATTGATGGTGAATATTGGCGGATAGTAGAGAAGCCAACTGAGGAGATTGAGGTGCTATTCTAGATCACACAAACCGTAACGAATCTAGTTGTGCACTAGTGTTTCTGTTGATTATAGTATTATTAGATGCATTTCATACTTAGCATAAAATTGCAAAAATATCTGGACTTGTCTCTTCTTCCGATTCGAAGAACAGCCAGACTTGCTTCACAATCTTGTAATAGATTTTTGCCTTATCTTTTGTCTCTGCATGAATGTTATCTTGGGAAGATGATGTTTTCTAGCTTATTTTCTTTCAGAAATTCAACTGGAAAGTATTCAGCATGTCTGATGTTTACTGGTGTGTTCAGAGGCCAGAAGAGTTTGTTCTCACTTTCCCTCGAGCTTATCACGCTGGTTTTAATTGTGGATTCAATCGTGCAGACAAGGGAAGCTGACTAGTATTCAAGGCAGTCAGATTGTGATGATAAGACAACTTCCCATGCTCACAAGGATAAAATTCTTTTAGTGCCCCAGACTAATGTGTCGTTGGCAAACGAAAATGATATGTTGGCTGGCCTGCATGTTTCTCGTAATAGGTTAATGATGATGACCAGGTAGAGGAAAACTGCAGAGAGGTTCTCTCCAATTTATGTGATCAACAGTAGGTTGAATTCCTTCCTGGAAAGGAAAGTGAATGTGTGAGATCTGCTGCCAGTGTAGTAACTGTTGCAAAAACCAAGTGCAGATATTTTGCCTGCATATGAAGCATCTGATTATAAGTCATCATGTAAGACCCTTTTAACAAATCTTTAGCGTATTTTATGCTTATATTGTGTTCTTTCTTTTTGCCAAAAGGAATCATTTTGGATATGCATGGGAAGTATGTAAGCTTCTTGTTGTTTTTGTCTTTGATGCATACACATGCTTTTAAATTATTTGGCAGAGAGACTTAGGTTGACTTGTATCTAATTTTTGTTAAATATAACAACTTATAATTTATCATACCCTAAATCTCTTAGCCTCTTTTACCTCTACCTTATCtcccctcccttcttcttcttatttctaAATTAGTAATTCATTAGCCATCTATTTTCACTACTTTGATTTCAACTACCACAAATAATCGTATCTTAAGGAGGACTCTTCAATCAATATATAATCTAATCATAAAGCTTAAGTTAATATTCCAATACTTCCTTCAAACTCGagttttacattaaaaaaaagaaatacaGATTACAATACTGAGAGTTACAAtccattatatatttatttatcattCCTGTAATAGAAGTAACATAAGTTACAAAACAAGTAACCAAGAACAGTCTTTTATGCTAGTTCGATTTGCACATAGAGAGAGAACCTTGTTTCTttatcttcttcatcttccaGCTTTTACATCAAATCCCAATTTGTTCTCTAAACTATGGTACCCGACAGAATCCAAGGTAGAGCTCATAGATGATTCACCAAGCAATGCTTCACATTCCTCGGCTGCATGGTGTGTTGAAGAGACCTGTAGGAACCCTCCTAACATATGCAGTTTCTCAGCCACTTCTCTCATCGTAGGCCTTTCATCCCCATTCATGTTCAAACATTCCTTTGCAATCTCGGCAATTTCTTGGATGATGTCCATGTTTTCTTTCCCCGTGATTTGATCATCCAATATCTCTTCAAGTCGGCTATCTTTCATTGCTTCAATGAAGCTTGAGGCAAGACCTTTTCCTTGATTGCTCCCATCATAATAAATTGCCTTTTTCCTTGTGACGAGCTCCACCAAAACTACTCCAAAGCTATAGACATCACTCTTTGCTGTCAGTTGACGGACTAGCAAGTACTCTGGGTCCAAATAACCAAGAGTTCCTTGGACCATCGTTATGAATTGGGTTTCGTCTATAGATATCATCCTCGATGCACCAAAATCCGATACTTTTGGCATGTAATTATGATCTAGAAGTATGTTGAGCGACTTCACATCTCCATGAACGATCGGAGGGGATGCTGATGAATGCAAGTAAGCGAGTGCTTCTGCAGATTCTCTGGCTATTCGTAGACGAGTAGTCAAGGGAATTAGTTTCCCGTCGTTGTCATGGATGAAGTCAAAGAGGGTTCCATTGGGTATGAACTCATAAACCAACATGGGAATTTCTACTTCCAAGCAACAACCCAAGAGCCTTACAATGTTCTTGTGATTGATCTGAGAAAGAATAATCATCTCCCGTACGAATTCTTCACTTTGGTCCTCGGTGACTACCTTAGACCTCTTGATGGCCACTTCCCTACCATCGTCTAGGTTTCCTTTGTAAACGGTGCCATGGCCTCCTCGCCCAAGTTCTCGACTCTTATCGAAATTAACTGTTGCTTTCTCTATATCCTCTTTGGTATATATTTTGACAGTATCAATTTGCTTTGATCTAATTTCTTCATATAATCTCAAGCCTCCATTTTGATGGAAGAATTTATCTTTTTCTCTAAGAAGCTTCTTTCTTTGAAATGCTAAAATTATGCAGAAGATGCAAGTAATGAACGAGACAAGCCCAACACAACTACCTGCACAAAGGGATGAGTTTCATGTTAATTATTTTGTAAACTCTTCCATAGATCGAATTACAAGTTTCCAAAATTAAAATTTGTTACCGACGAGGCCTATAAATGAAAAGTAATAGGATAAAGAAATTTCAAGCTTTGTTTTAGTAGAACGACTTATTCAAATAAAAACTCGAATCCGAATAGATTTTTTATTCTTCTGATTGGAGTCTTAATGGAAGGTTTAAGCTAATATGGAAGGAAGGATGAGAACTTGTACCTATAACAATCTTCGTTGATGTTGGAATTCCTTGATCTCGGACACATGGTTCCGATTTAGGGTCCTTGCTGCTGTGACCTTTTGGGCAAGAGCAGCTGTAGTTGCCTGGTGTGTTGCTGCACGTTCCATGACATGTGTACAGATTTGGCGAGCTGCACTCGTCGATATCT is a window from the Musa acuminata AAA Group cultivar baxijiao chromosome BXJ2-1, Cavendish_Baxijiao_AAA, whole genome shotgun sequence genome containing:
- the LOC103978094 gene encoding putative wall-associated receptor kinase-like 16 — encoded protein: MGSTLLPFAFQMLLLTLLQATTTAAASAPPSPNVLSPGCKETCGGVSIPYPFGIGHGCFREGFEVTCEVVNGSATPRAFLGGREGNITVNSISLLQGQASMPNDIAWICFNSTGGEVDHQIFSFNLSGLPFRVSNTSNKFTTLGCNVVGILLGLKDSTYGTGCASLCFEEANIESGSCHGTGCCETTIPEELDYFTTEFVYFVNVSSHVNDSRCAYAFIAEQDWLSFNKSDLDNDNFRDKHKDGVPLVLDWVAGNQTCEEAKRNTSSYACRSTNSECFNSKSLQGYICNCSTGFQGNPYLPDGCKDIDECSSPNLYTCHGTCSNTAGNYSCSCPKGHSSKDPKSEPCVRDHGIPTSTKIVIGSCVGIVSFITCIFCIILAFQRRKLLREKDKFFHQNGGLRLYEEIRSKQIDTVKIYTKEDIEKATVNFDKSRELGRGGHGTVYKGNLDDGREVAIKRSKVVTEDQSEEFVREMIILSQINHKNIVRLLGCCLEVEIPMLVYEFIPNGTLFEFIHDNDGKLIPLTIRLRIARESAEALAYLHSSASPPIVHGDVKSLNILLDHNYVPKVSDFGASRMMSIDETQFITMVQGTLGYLDPEYLLVRQLTTKSDVYSFGVVLVELITMKKAIYYDGSSQGKALASSFIEAMKDSRLEEILDDQIMGKENMKVIQEIAEIAKECLNMNGDERPPMREVAEKLHMLGGFLQVSSTHHAPEECEALLGESSMSSTSDSVGYHSLENKLGFDVKAGR
- the LOC135597981 gene encoding putative wall-associated receptor kinase-like 16, whose protein sequence is MGSTLPLFAFLLLLLLLTLLQATTAAAASAPPSPNVVSTRCNETCGGISIPYPFGIGHGCFREGFDVTCEVVKGSATPRAFLGGRERNITVEEIFLPQGQASVLNDITWECFNSTDNWMAGEKPSLALGDKPFWVSSTKNRFTTMGCNVLGYLFGGDNYTLGTGCASFCLEGAKMASGSCSGTGCCQTTIPEKLDNFTTGLVYFDNLNTYEEYSPCTYAFIAEQDWFYFNKSDLRNHTFRDKYKDGVPLVLDWVAGNQTCKEAKRNLSSYACRSINSECFEFTSLQGYICNCSTGFQGNPYLQDGCKDIDECSSPNLYTCHGTCSNTPGNYSCSCPKGHSSKDPKSEPCVRDQGIPTSTKIVIGSCVGLVSFITCIFCIILAFQRKKLLREKDKFFHQNGGLRLYEEIRSKQIDTVKIYTKEDIEKATVNFDKSRELGRGGHGTVYKGNLDDGREVAIKRSKVVTEDQSEEFVREMIILSQINHKNIVRLLGCCLEVEIPMLVYEFIPNGTLFDFIHDNDGKLIPLTTRLRIARESAEALAYLHSSASPPIVHGDVKSLNILLDHNYMPKVSDFGASRMISIDETQFITMVQGTLGYLDPEYLLVRQLTAKSDVYSFGVVLVELVTRKKAIYYDGSNQGKGLASSFIEAMKDSRLEEILDDQITGKENMDIIQEIAEIAKECLNMNGDERPTMREVAEKLHMLGGFLQVSSTHHAAEECEALLGESSMSSTLDSVGYHSLENKLGFDVKAGR